One stretch of Oncorhynchus clarkii lewisi isolate Uvic-CL-2024 chromosome 1, UVic_Ocla_1.0, whole genome shotgun sequence DNA includes these proteins:
- the LOC139375486 gene encoding large subunit GTPase 1 homolog, whose protein sequence is MAKLKKLHEENKQLLRIPRRPHWDGSTSPEVLQQTERDSFLEWRRELALLEEEQKMILTPFERNLDFWRQLWRVIERSDIIVQIVDARNPLLFRCPDLECYVKEVSQDKVNLLLVNKADLLTREQRRIWARYFQREGLHAVFWSALVENERLEAEEKGMEVEEQEDEQSDTENEDEGMTDNVSQRQEVEDNKEKDEEESEEEDEESDMDEEQQRGEQFEDCVAEGDWQTCSEGEEADDEESIDGSTHNSSSFHNSSGLLTKDELLAIFKAAHDGPTLKEGELTVGLVGYPNVGKSSTINTILRNKKVSVSVTPGHTKHFQTLYVEPGLCLCDCPGLVMPSFVATKAEMICCGILPIDQIRDHVPAISLVCQTIPRDVLEGTYGINIIRPQEDEDPDRIPNYEELLMAYGYMRGFMTTHGQPDQSRSARYVLKDYVVGKLLYCHPPPHISAADFQPQHSKFQSGDADGKGSKTGHKQSKVKRHENLVDKNFFHQENVRALTKGVQSYMGYKLGSIGQREQIGQPGTEQPVVEPWKKHGNRNKKEKMVACGWTHGGENHFRSILKTVFFT, encoded by the exons ATGGCAAAGTTGAAAAAGCTGCACGAAGAGAACAAACAACTCCTTAGAATTCCACGAAG GCCTCACTGGGATGGGAGCACCAGTCCAGAGGTCCTCCAGCAGACCGAAAGAGACAGCTTCTTGGAGTGGAGACGAGAACTGGCACT ACTTGAAGAGGAGCAGAAAATGATTCTCACCCCTTTTGAAAGGAATTTGGATTTCTGGAGACAGCTCTGGCGAGTGATTGAGAGGAG TGACATCATTGTTCAGATCGTTGATGCCAGAAACCCGTTGCTGTTTCGTTGCCCTGACCTG GAGTGCTATGTCAAGGAAGTGTCCCAGGACAAGGTGAACTTGCTGCTGGTGAACAAGGCTGACCTGCTTACCCGGGAGCAGCGGAGGATCTGGGCCAGATATTTCCAGAGAGAGGGCCTCCATGCTGTTTTCTGGTCTGCACTGGTGGAGAATGAGAGGCTGGAGGCAGAGGAGAAG GGAATGGAAGTGGAGGAGCAGGAAGATGAACAGAGCGACACAGAAAATGAAGATGAGGGAATGACAGACAATGTGAGTCAAAGACAGGAGGTAGAGGATAACAAGgagaaggatgaggaagagagtgaggaggaagatgaggagagtGATATGGATGAGGAGCAGCAGAGAGGGGAGCAGTTTGAAGACTGTGTAGCAGAGGGAGACTGGCAGACCTGCTCAGAGGGTGAGGAAGCAGACGACGAAGAGAGTATAGACGGCTCCACCCACAACTCCTCCTCCTTCCACAACTCCAGTGGCCTGCTGACCAAAGACGAGCTGCTGGCCATATTTAAGGCTGCTCACGATGGGCCAACGTTGAAAGAGGGCGAGCTCACAGTGGGGCTG GTGGGGTATCCCAATGTGGGAAAAAGTTCCACCATCAACACTATTCTGAGAAATAAGAAGGTGTCCGTCTCAGTCACGCCTGGGCACACCAAGCACTTTCAG acgcTGTACGTGGAgccaggtctgtgtctgtgtgactgccCCGGCCTGGTCATGCCCTCCTTTGTGGCCACTAAAGCTGAGATGATCTGCTGTGGGATCCTGCCCATCGACCAGATAAGAGACCACGTACCTGCCATCTCCCTC GTGTGTCAGACTATTCCTCGGGATGTGCTAGAGGGCACCTATGGCATAAACATCATCCGCCCGCAAGAGGACGAGGACCCCGACCGCATACCCAACTATGAGGAGCTACTGATGGCCTACGGAT ACATGAGGGGCTTCATGACAACACACGGACAGCCTGACCAGTCGAGATCAGCCCGCTATGTCCTCAAGGACTATGTTGTT GGGAAACTGCTTTACTGCCATCCTCCTCCCCACATCAGTGCAGCAGACTTCCAGCCCCAGCACAGCAAGTTCCAGTCTGGAGATGCAGACGGTAAAGGCTCCAAGACGGGCCACAAACAGAGCAAAGTCAAGAGACATGAGAATCTGGTGGACAAGAACTTCTTCCATCAG GAGAATGTTCGAGCACTCACCAAGGGGGTCCAGTCTTACATGGGCTACAAGCTAGGCAGCATAGGCCAGCGTGAACAGATAGGGCAACCTGGCACGGAACAGCCTGTGGTCGAACCCTGGAAGAAGCATGGCAATAGAAACAAGAAAGAGAAA ATGGTCGCATGCGGTTGGACACATGGAGGAGAGAATCATTTTCGCAGTATCCTCAAAACTGTGTTTTTTACATAA
- the LOC139415406 gene encoding protein FAM43A-like, translating into MLPWKKNKFDLIEEDKQSKQKGYAVSLNYSALTSFAKSCPESALNRVGSMFKTKRKKVKITSEDPTYTVLYLGNATTIQSKGEGCTDVAVSKIWGKSEMGKNGTKMKLTISSQGIRMVHVDDKARRPGHLYLLHRITYCVADPRLPKIFAWIYRHEMKHKAVMLRCHAVLVSKPEKAKAMALLLYQTSATALSEFKRLKRRDDARHQQQQLIGEQTIPLVPLRKLLNGQCYYKPPVERSRSAPKLGSITEDLLGEEEEEKAMHFECEDILDTDDDCVGNGKPELSQIISDLGEMSIGNDVQTLKADLRVTRLLSGESTGSESSIESNQEPISVSNGLEEGKMQEIS; encoded by the coding sequence ATGCTGCCTTGGAAGAAGAATAAGTTCGACTTGATTGAGGAAGATAAACAGTCGAAGCAGAAGGGTTATGCCGTGAGTTTGAACTACTCTGCCCTGACCTCCTTTGCCAAGTCTTGCCCGGAGAGTGCTTTGAACAGGGTTGGAAGCATGTTCAAGACAAAAAGGAAAAAGGTTAAAATTACCAGTGAGGACCCCACCTACACGGTCCTCTACCTGGGTAATGCCACCACCATCCAGTCTAAAGGCGAAGGCTGTACGGACGTGGCTGTGAGCAAAATTTGGGGCAAGAGTGAAATGGGCAAAAATGGCACGAAGATGAAACTGACCATCAGCTCGCAGGGCATCCGAATGGTGCATGTGGACGACAAAGCGAGGAGACCGGGACATTTGTATTTATTGCACCGGATAACCTATTGCGTTGCGGACCCAAGGCTACCCAAAATTTTCGCTTGGATATACAGACATGAGATGAAGCACAAGGCAGTGATGCTGCGGTGCCATGCGGTGCTGGTGTCCAAGCCGGAGAAGGCAAAGGCCATGGCACTGCTTTTGTACCAGACCTCGGCGACAGcgctttctgaatttaaaagacTTAAAAGGAGGGACGATGCAAGGCACCAGCAACAGCAGCTGATAGGGGAACAAACCATACCCCTTGTGCCCCTCAGGAAGCTTCTAAATGGACAGTGTTATTACAAACCGCCGGTGGAGCGCAGCAGGAGCGCGCCCAAATTAGGCTCTATCACAGAGGACTTGCtcggagaggaggaagaggagaaagcgATGCACTTTGAGTGTGAGGACATTTTAGACACGGATGACGATTGTGTGGGCAATGGTAAACCTGAGCTGTCCCAGATCATCAGTGACCTTGGAGAGATGAGCATAGGAAACGACGTACAAACACTAAAAGCTGACCTTAGGGTTACACGACTCCTCTCTGGGGAGAGCACGGGCAGCGAGTCGTCAATAGAAAGCAACCAGGAGCCAATTTCTGTCTCAAACGGATTAGAGGAGGGGAAGATGCAGGAAATATCATGA